Proteins encoded within one genomic window of Suricata suricatta isolate VVHF042 chromosome 17, meerkat_22Aug2017_6uvM2_HiC, whole genome shotgun sequence:
- the EVI2A gene encoding protein EVI2A, whose amino-acid sequence MEHAGHYLHLAFVMTIVCSLCPGTKANHTHLWANSTVWDPDIQNKTGRNQEENMNTNPTPSAVDKKGDSTNRTEGATSSPILSLTPKSELETYIPSVLRNSSPTVQSIENASKSHHEIFKKGVCEENNNKMAMLICLIIIAVLFLICTLLFLSTVVLANKVSSLRRSKQVGKRQPRTNGDFLASSGLWPAESDTWKRAQQLTGPNLMMQSTGTLIATRERKDEGGTEKLTN is encoded by the coding sequence ATGGAGCACGCAGGACATTACCTGCATCTTGCCTTTGTGATGACAATAGTTTGTTCTTTGTGTCCTGGGACAAAAGCAAACCATACCCATCTGTGGGCTAACAGTACTGTCTGGGATCCAGATATTCAAAATAAGACGGGCAGAAACCAAGAGGAAAACATGAACACAAACCCTACCCCTTCTGCAGTCGATAAAAAGGGTGATTCTACAAACAGGACTGAAGGAGCAACGTcctctcccatcctctctctaACTCCGAAGTCAGAATTGGAGACTTATATACCTTCTGTCCTCAGGAACAGTTCTCCGACAGTACAGAGCATCGAAAACGCAAGCAAAAGTCACcatgaaattttcaaaaaaggcGTCTGtgaggaaaacaacaacaaaatggctATGCTAATTTGCTTAATTATAATTGCAGTGCTTTTTCTTATCTGCACCCTCCTATTTCTTTCAACTGTAGTTCTGGCAAACAAAGTCTCGTCTCTCAGAAGATCAAAACAAGTAGGCAAGCGTCAGCCGAGAACGAACGGTGATTTTCTGGCAAGCAGCGGTCTATGGCCTGCTGAATCAGACACTTGGAAAAGAGCACAACAGCTCACAGGGCCCAACCTCATGATGCAATCCACGGGGACTCTCATAGctacaagggaaagaaaagatgaaggaggAACTGAAAAACTCACTAACTAA